The following nucleotide sequence is from Saccharomycodes ludwigii strain NBRC 1722 chromosome VII, whole genome shotgun sequence.
TTGCGGTATCAAGGATTTGAGTGggaaaatttataaaagtaGAAATGTTATGAATGTTGCTAAAGGTACTGTCGAAGCTTTGGTAAATGCACAAAAAACTTTGGATGAAATTGCTTTAGGCAGAGGTAAGAAGATTGTTGATGTTAgaaagatttattattccGAGTCAACCGTATAATAATGGATACGTATAATGTGTATTTACATGTAGATAGTttgtgtatatttattcTGTTTAATATATGCTTGTTATAATAGTTTATTTTGAGTATTATTTAACTGAAAATCTTTTTcctattaatttttttttttttttttttttttttttaattcttgttATAACCAAATATAAGTTGTGTTAGAGTGCGTTTTTCAAACAGAatatcaaaagaaaaaaaaagaaaaaaaaaaaaaaaaaaaaaaaaaaaaaaaaaagttaaatataaaaaaacatattttttgttctttttccctttaaattttcatcatcactGCTGCCTTAcagttttttatttttattttttttttttataatttctGCATCACAACCAGCAAAACATGCTATCGTATGCCTAAAAATGATCACTAAAAGAATACTAATAACACCATCactaaaaaatatctttttaatacaaaaatcttttaaaggatcatgtttattttcctcatcaaaattatatttttcctcaaaaatccaaaacaaaaacaacaactacAAAGAAAGTATTGTATCGAAAACAGTTAAAACACCGACCATTGATTGGAAACCATTAAAATCCTCGAAGAACCCTAATGATGAAAACACCTACAAAAGTATTTGGAAATCaccattaaaattaatttttttagcaTTAATGATAGCAATGCCAGTAGTCTCCTTCAATTTAGGGTTATGGCAATATAGAAGATTAAATTGGAAAACTAAATTGGTTTCCACGTGTGAGGAAAGATTGGTTTTGCCAGAACTATTAAATACTgcagttttttttgacGATGTTTTAAGAAATGATCAAGATTTGGATGCCATTAATGAgaaaattgaagaaaattgGCAATACAGGAAAGTCAAGTTGAGAGGGGAATTTGATCATTTCGGCGAATTATTTGTTGGTCCAAGAGTCAAAAATGGCTACAAGGGGTATCAGTTATTTACGCCATTTACTATTTTGGACGATGGTACCAATGAGGGGAAATGGAACGGGAAAAGGGTCTTAATTGAAAGAGGATGGATCAGTGAAAATCATATTTTACCCAATTCAAGGACTTTGCAACATTTAAGTGTTCCCAAGGGTTATGTCGAAGTGGATTGTTTGATTAGGGTTTACAGAAAACTAACTAATTTGCAATGGGAAAGAGAAGATAAAAACAGTAGATTATGGAATGTTATTGACTTCCCAGAAATGTGCCATGAGGCTAATGATGCTTTACCCATTTATTTTCAGGCTTTACATGATTTGAATGATCATTTATGGGTTCCTAAAGATGACACTGCCAATATTACCACTTCAAAGACTTATGATTCCAATAAATGGTGGAATCCTTTTGGTAGAAATAATGATAGCAACGGGAACAGCAAAACGGGGAAGACACCCGTGAAATATGTGGATACTCACAAGGGAATGGAATTTAATGAAGCGCAACTGATTAAAGCAGGTGTTCCTATTGGTAAACTACCTAAAGTTgactttaaaaataatcatttgCAATATTTGGTTACTTGGTTTGGATTATCTTTCTTAAgttctatatttttaattttagccCTAAAGAAATATGCTAAACCTAACGTTATGAAATCCTCTGAAGCACAAAAGGCTAGGATGAAGCGTTTCAAAGACTTCATGTAGGATTGTGAGTCCTGAATGTTGTTATTTCTTGactttgttttaataaataaagatttCTTGTATATAAAATGCAAATAAATAGCTATTGGAGGGAGGGTAACAccgaaagaaaaaataaaataaaaaataaaaaataaaaaaaaaaagtaaaaagtaaaaataaataattaataaatacaatCTTTTTATAATACAACGGAATTGGAAACCCCATTTCTAAGTCAACACACCTATAAATATCAATGTCATCACCACTTAATACCAGAGTAATTGAACATTTATCCAAGTTGGAAGATAAATTAGACACTTTGAGTCATAATTTAACAGGACTTAATATAATACATGAAAACTTAATCAACTTTAATGAATCATGCAgttcattattatatggGATGATGTGTAATTCATGGTGTGTTGATTTCAAATTAGTTTCTCCAATAGAAGGTCCTGATAGCAAAACAGACCAGCAAAATGTTGACAATACCAAGATAATTGAGTACTTAAATGAAATCAATACTCTGGATGAGAAAATTAGTAAAATGCAACAACAAATTGATGAACTTGAAAAACAACAGACAGCTGATACCACAGTCGGCACtgttacaaataaaaattcgTTTGTTAAACCCACGCACCTCCCAgtttataataacaataatgttCCTAACAGAACTTCCCATAATAccaaaaggaaaattaaTACAAATTCAGTCGTTtctagtaataatatcagtCGCAATAAATTTAGGAGAGTAGTCCCAACTCCAGAAATATACAAGcatgataacaataataatattaataccCCTGAATATGATACAGATACTTCATTCGTATCGAATCCAGAAATGGTTCAAAACGCTTCTGTTTCTgctagtaataatactttaATTCGTAATCCCAGTAATGTAGAATATAAGCGCCGTAGAAAATCTACAATATTAAACACAATAAGACAGAATAGAAAtcaattgaataataattataagtCTCTAAATCAAGAAACACCAACAAGCATGCGAGTGATAAGTGACAATGGCGGTAATGAAGTAGGGGTAAAAAAcactaataatgaaaatagaaGAATGTCGTTGGCTATTGGTGCTTCAAGATTAACCAAACATAATGGTAAAAGGATAGGCAATAATTCATCTACTGTGggtaatattaataagGGTAAAATGCATAATAGATTTACAAATAACGATAAGAATAGAACCACTATTGGAGAAAGACCGCCATTTAGATagatatataattaaaaaggtGTAATATTACCAATATAGGAATTGAAAATCgaataaatatatagtTATTTTGGGTGGTTAGATATCTTATGTATAAATGACATTTCATGCATTGTATTGCCAGTAAAGTTACAGACCAATCAAGCTCAGCCTTGCTATAAGACTGTGATCTTGTGGTAGCCTGCATACCCGGATTCgctatttataatttgtaaaaacgcaatttttttaacttgtaCGTTTTCGCCATGTGTAAAAACTgccataaaaaaataaatcttgtttttataccattaaaaaaaaattttttttttttttgttttagttacaatttatcatatttttaagagttatattaatagtaaaaatagTTTAGTTCAACACATTcaacttttattatcaataaaaaaaaaaaaaggaaaaaatagaaaCTGTTACTCATATCTcaccaaaaagaaaaagaaaaaaaaaagaaaaaaaaaaaagtatttttattacgaATATCGTAAAGGTTGTCGTCTAATTAcagttgttttatttttaaaatacacCTTTTACTCAGCAATTAGCTTTACACAATGGAGCAAGAAGATCAATCAATAGAAAAATCTTCACAAGAAAAACAAGCCCTAAACCATCAAGAAAATACTAATATTGTCGAGAAAGAACAAGAAGTAAGGAGCAAAGAcgaggaagaagaggaggaaGAAGGTTATGATGTTTTTGATTCTTCTGACGAAGATGACGAGGAAGATGACGAAAATTCAGAAGAAGCagctaaaattaaagatgGATTTATTGTAGACGAtaacgatgatgatgaagaagaagatgaagaggaagaaatTGGGTCGAACAAGAAcataaaagataaaaagaaaaaaagaagaagaagaagaagggaGGAAGATGACGCTTTAAGTGAAGATGATTTAGActtattattggaaaatacTGGTGTGCAAAGACCAGCTTCTAAACCTAAAAGAGGAAGGTTAAAGAGATTGAAGAGGTCCAACGTAGGCGTTGATAGCGACAGGGTAGAAgacgaagaagaagaagaagaaaaagaagaagaaaaagaagaagaaggagaagaaggagaaaaTCTGGGCCAACAAGACCGTGACAATAGGGTTAAAAAACAGGGGTCTTCTAGTGTTTCTGCAAGACCTGCGGTCgaagattttttttcttcggatgatgatgatgccATGGACGCAAATGTTTCTGGCGATGATAACAATGATTTTGCCACTGACTCTACtgtaaacaaaaaaaacagaaaagcAGTTGAGACTGACATTGGTAATAGGTTGGATGATTTCGATGATTTTATCGAGGAGGATGAATTTAGTGATGAAGATGAGGAAACCAGACAAGCTAGATTAAAACAGCGTAGAGAGCAACGTGAGAAAAACCCATTGAGAATAACAGGGCTATCACCTGATAAAATTGATGAAATGTTTGAAATTTTCGGTGATGGTCATGACTACGACTGGGCTCTGGCTGTGGAAGacgaagatgaagatgaattTGCTGAAAATGAGTacgatgaagatgaagatgaagacgATATTGAATCTGGTGGTGGAAATCGTTCCAGAAACGCCAAAAAGGTGACTTTGAAAGATGTCTATGACTTGCAAGACTTGAAAAAGAACTTGATGACCGATGaagatataataattcGAAAAAAAGACATACCTGAAAGATTTCAAGAAATTAGACAAGGTATACAATCGTATGATGAATCTTTAACTGATGATGAAagaaaattagaaaataaatggaTCAGTGATAAAATTGCAAACTACAAGAACTTTCAACCCGGTTCTGACTTATCTGAATTTGAAGAGGCTATTGGATTTGCCATAAATTTCATTagcaaagaaaatttagaGGTTCCCTTTATTTATGCATATCGaagaaattatatttcttcGAAAACAGCAGACggttttgttttgaatgAAGATGATTTGTGGGAAATAGTTTACTTGGACATTGAATTTCATTCTATTGTTTATAAGAAGAGGTATGTGGAAAATTTTTACAAGCAGCTGAATGTTTTTGATTCCGTGGTTGAGGAATATTTTGCCAATCAAACAACCAAAACCGATTTAAACGCCTTACAAGATATTTACAACTACTTGGAGTTTAATTATGCCCAGGAAATTAATCAAGTTTTGCAAAAACAATCCAAGAAACATTTGAAATATTCCAACTACGAAAAATTTAAGAATAGTAGCTTGTACCAGGTGGTGAAAGATTTTGGAATAAGCAGTGAGCATTTAGGcgaaaatattattaaccaAACTCAAATACATCCTGTTGTGGATCACCCTACCATGGCACCAAAGGAGGCTGTTTCCGCTGCTTTGGTCAACGACGCAGACCAAGTCTCTATTTTTGCCTCCAACCATAAACTAGCTTTGG
It contains:
- the DAM1 gene encoding Dam1p (similar to Saccharomyces cerevisiae YGR113W | DAM1 | Duo1 And Mps1 interacting) gives rise to the protein MSSPLNTRVIEHLSKLEDKLDTLSHNLTGLNIIHENLINFNESCSSLLYGMMCNSWCVDFKLVSPIEGPDSKTDQQNVDNTKIIEYLNEINTLDEKISKMQQQIDELEKQQTADTTVGTVTNKNSFVKPTHLPVYNNNNVPNRTSHNTKRKINTNSVVSSNNISRNKFRRVVPTPEIYKHDNNNNINTPEYDTDTSFVSNPEMVQNASVSASNNTLIRNPSNVEYKRRRKSTILNTIRQNRNQLNNNYKSLNQETPTSMRVISDNGGNEVGVKNTNNENRRMSLAIGASRLTKHNGKRIGNNSSTVGNINKGKMHNRFTNNDKNRTTIGERPPFR
- the SHY1 gene encoding cytochrome oxidase assembly protein SHY1 (similar to Saccharomyces cerevisiae YGR112W | SHY1 | SURF Homolog of Yeast), with protein sequence MITKRILITPSLKNIFLIQKSFKGSCLFSSSKLYFSSKIQNKNNNYKESIVSKTVKTPTIDWKPLKSSKNPNDENTYKSIWKSPLKLIFLALMIAMPVVSFNLGLWQYRRLNWKTKLVSTCEERLVLPELLNTAVFFDDVLRNDQDLDAINEKIEENWQYRKVKLRGEFDHFGELFVGPRVKNGYKGYQLFTPFTILDDGTNEGKWNGKRVLIERGWISENHILPNSRTLQHLSVPKGYVEVDCLIRVYRKLTNLQWEREDKNSRLWNVIDFPEMCHEANDALPIYFQALHDLNDHLWVPKDDTANITTSKTYDSNKWWNPFGRNNDSNGNSKTGKTPVKYVDTHKGMEFNEAQLIKAGVPIGKLPKVDFKNNHLQYLVTWFGLSFLSSIFLILALKKYAKPNVMKSSEAQKARMKRFKDFM